The Triticum aestivum cultivar Chinese Spring chromosome 7B, IWGSC CS RefSeq v2.1, whole genome shotgun sequence genome window below encodes:
- the LOC123155547 gene encoding EIN3-binding F-box protein 1, translating to MPPFHDCRDGGLLVLDPAAAMFGGVRQRKRARVTAVPPCVFAAAAEEALRAVPAAKRQRLREAPTLDALPDGCLFEILRRVQGARARGASSCVSRRWLALLGGIRASEIKRVQAPAVPDLNQVFVCEDEDEAEAARLGRSERTLEGEGATDVALTAAAVADGLRGSLESVVVRGSHPTRGVTDSGLSAVARGCPSLRSLALWDVPQVTDAGLAEIAAGCPSLEKLDITGCPLVTDKGLVAVAQGCPDLKTLTIEACSGVANEGLKAIGRCCSKLQAVNIKNCAYVGDQGVSGLICSATASLAKVCLQGLSITDASLAVIGYYGKAITNLTLTRLSAVGERGFWVMANALGLQKLRCMSITSCPGVTELALVSIAKFCPSLKQLYLRKCSQISDGLLKDFAEAAKVLENLQIEECNRITLMGILSFLLNCSPKFKTLSLVKCTGIKDICSAPAQLPVCKSLRSLTIKQCPGFTDASLAVVGMICPHLENLDLSGLGAVTDDGLLPLIRSSESGLVHVDLNGCENLTDAAISALVKAHGTFLAHLSLEGCSKITDASLFAISESCSELAELDLSNCMVSDYGVAVLASAERLKLRVLSLSGCLKVTPKSVPFLGSMPASLEGLNLQFNFIGNHNIASLEKQLWWCDILA from the exons ATGCCTCCGTTCCACGATTGCCGCG ATGGCGGTCTGCTTGTCCTGGACCCGGCAGCGGCTATGTTCGGCGGCGTGCGGCAGCGGAAGCGCGCGCGCGTCACGGCCGTGCCCCCCTGCGTCTTCGCCGCCGCGGCGGAGGAGGCGCTCAGGGCGGTGCCGGCGGCCAAGAGGCAGAGGCTGAGGGAGGCGCCGACCCTCGACGCGCTCCCGGACGGGTGCCTCTTCGAGATCCTGCGCCGCGTGCAGGGCGCCCGCGCGCGGGGCGCCTCCTCCTGCGTCTCCCGCCGCTGGCTCGCGCTGCTCGGCGGCATCCGCGCCTCCGAGATCAAGCGGGTCCAGGCCCCGGCCGTGCCGGACCTCAACCAGGTCTTCGTctgcgaggacgaggacgaggccgAGGCCGCGCGCCTGGGCCGCTCCGAGAGGACCCTCGAGGGCGAGGGCGCCACGGACGTCGCCCTCACCGCGGCGGCCGTCGCCGACGGCCTCCGCGGCAGCCTGGAGAGCGTCGTTGTCCGGGGGAGCCACCCGACGCGCGGCGTCACCGACAGCGGCCTCTCCGCGGTCGCCCGTGGGTGCCCGTCGCTCCGCTCGCTTGCCCTGTGGGATGTGCCGCAGGTGACGGACGCGGGGCTCGCTGAGATCGCCGCCGGGTGCCCCTCGCTGGAGAAGCTCGACATCACCGGCTGCCCGCTGGTCACCGACAAGGGCCTCGTCGCCGTCGCTCAGGGGTGCCCGGATTTGAAGACGCTGACCATTGAAGCATGCTCTGGTGTTGCCAATGAAGGCCTCAAGGCTATCGGCAGGTGCTGCTCCAAGCTGCAGGCGGTGAACATCAAGAACTGTGCATATGTTGGTGACCAGGGCGTGTCTGGTCTCATCTGTTCCGCGACAGCCTCGCTTGCCAAGGTCTGCCTTCAGGGTTTGAGCATCACTGATGCTTCTCTTGCTGTGATTGGGTACTATGGAAAGGCGATCACAAACCTCACCCTCACTCGCCTGTCCGCGGTTGGCGAGAGGGGTTTTTGGGTGATGGCAAATGCCCTTGGCCTGCAGAAGCTCAGATGTATGAGCATCACCTCCTGCCCAGGAGTCACCGAGCTGGCACTTGTTTCCATTGCCAAGTTCTGCCCGAGCTTGAAGCAGCTTTACCTCAGGAAGTGCAGCCAAATCTCAGATGGTCTTCTCAAGGATTTCGCAGAAGCAGCAAAGGTTTTGGAGAACTTGCAGATTGAGGAATGCAACAGGATTACTCTCATGGGCATCCTTTCTTTCCTCCTCAACTGCAGCCCAAAGTTCAAGACCCTCTCTTTGGTGAAGTGTACTGGTATCAAGGACATCTGCTCTGCACCTGCACAGCTCCCCGTTTGCAAATCACTTCGGTCCCTTACCATCAAGCAGTGCCCAGGATTCACAGACGCGAGCTTGGCCGTGGTTGGCATGATCTGCCCTCATCTTGAGAATCTTGACCTGAGCGGTCTTGGTGCAGTCACCGACGATGGCCTCCTTCCATTGATCAGGAGTTCCGAAAGTGGGCTGGTTCATGTTGATTTGAATGGCTGCGAGAATCTCACAGATGCAGCTATTTCTGCACTGGTGAAGGCACACGGCACATTTCTTGCACATCTGAGCCTCGAGGGCTGCAGTAAGATAACTGATGCAAGTCTGTTTGCCATTTCCGAGAGCTGCTCTGAGCTCGCCGAGCTTGATCTTTCAAACTGCATGGTCAGCGACTATGGTGTTGCGGTGTTGGCATCCGCAGAGCGGCTCAAGCTCCGTGTCCTCTCACTGTCGGGCTGTCTCAAGGTCACACCCAAGAGTGTTCCCTTCCTGGGAAGCATGCCTGCGTCGTTGGAGGGCCTCAATCTCCAGTTCAACTTCATCGGCAACCACAACATTGCATCACTGGAGAAGCAGCTCTGGTGGTGCGACATCCTTGCTTAA